The following DNA comes from Pleuronectes platessa chromosome 9, fPlePla1.1, whole genome shotgun sequence.
cattttaaaacaaaaaaagggtgAGGGTTACGGTTAGGATCCTACGCAGGAAGTGCACAGTCCGCTTCTGCCCTAAATTATACaagaaaatttaaatatacCAATGGAGCATAAGTGACGGCTCTTATTTTTTACAGAGGAATCTAAAGTAGCCATCTAGTAGGACGAGTGGGGGAGGGGTTCACGGCCATCCAGCCAATCAGGAGTGTCCGTTTCGACCAATCAGAAAACAGGCAgtcttctcttcctgtttggaCGAGGACTTCACTGTCGGTGAGTAATATAAGGTTTAGATAAGAAGTACAACTACTTGTCAAAAAACTCTAACTGTCCCCAGTGTGTAGGTTGTACTTTAAAGTAAATTGCGTATTTTGCTTTGTATTATTTGTTCCTTCGGCAGAGCGAGTGTGTTGTGCtacctttgtttgtgtgtgtgtgtgtgtgtgagcacttaGCCTCAGTGAACAGCTAGCAGGGAGGTTAGCTTACCAAGCGGCATAGCTGCGGGGACAGTAATACCACAATTAATCTCTCGCCtcttgtttttaaatcttttctCCTATGTTATTTTGCACAGACACTTTACCAAGACGCGAGCCCAGCGGATAAAGGCCACTTTCAGCCTGAACACAGTCGGTTTCTCGGGAAGAAGCCCATGGGAGGGATCAAACAGGAGCAGGGTGATGCctcacagcagctcagagccTCGCATTCAGCCGAACAGACCCAGGATGAGGTGACCGCGATCAACGTCAAATCATTTAAACTTTAACTCCTGTATGCGGGAATGCGGCTGTaaggttttcaaagtaaagaacTGAGGACATGTGTTGTTAACTTTATGCACACATAGTCACTCTTTTGTTGCAGCAGTTCTGGAATactcttttataaatgtgtaaatacaaTATCAATTATTCTGTATGTCAGTTTTTCCCCTTGCCTTTCTGCCTGGTTTTACTTTAAGCATGTTATTCCCCCTATCCCCAGGATTTCACAGGAAAATATAAATAGTATACATGTTTGTGGGtcttttataatatattatggGGAGCTaacagtaaaaatgtattatcagTATAATGGTACACAATTGAACAGCGGTACTAAACCTATAGCCTCTTAAATGGCCTCTAAATAAAAGAATGTGGTTTCTGTCGTACTTGACATATATCTTACATTTCCTTCATTACTTTctaaaaaagtaatttaaccTGTAGGAACCCCAAAGTTACACTGATCAGTGTCTGCAGTACAGCTGGAACATctgatttattaattttaattatttaagtaaagtaaagaaatattttcattCTATAGAGCATTGAATATGTTTTCATTATGGGATGTTAGTTGGACGAAACATGAaatttgaattgttttttttaacttgtttaaACATCACATTTACAACCCAAACAAATGACAAGCCTCTCCACTCACCAATgtcattctttctctctctgtagcCCAAGAAGAGAGGCTGGCCAAAgggtaagaaaagaaaaaaggtacTACCAAATGGGCCTAAGGCGCCCGTAACAGGATATGTGCGCTTCCTGAACGAGCGGCGGGAACTAATGAGGGCCCGATACCCTGACTTACCTTTTCCCGAAATCACCAAAAGACTTGGAGCAGAGTGGACACGTTTAGTGCCAAATGACAAACAGGTACatttcaagtaaaaaaaataaaatgtaatgacgCAGTATATTCAGTGCACCAGGTACTTTCTTACTGGCCCGGTTGAAATCCATGACGACTCATGGACATCAAGTCAGGAATATAatagaagctgttgttttttaaacatttgtattttagcATTTCAAAGATTTTCAAACCtcaaggtttaaaaaaatattttaaacaaattcCAGAATGTGTCATTTAGCAAGTTAGGTTTTTTACCTGAACAATATTTCTGTACCGGCAGCGCTATCTGGACGAGGCGGAGCGGGAGAAGATGCAATATGCTCAAGAATTGAAGGAATATCAGCAGACTGAGGCCTATCAGATCACCACTGCTAAGATACAAGACAAAAGGATCAAGAAAGGTGAACACTGACTTCTACTCAACTAATGTTTGTCATGTTGATtactgttgtgcatgtgtgtttttattacttACTACCTTAAAAAATAACCACCGTCATCAGGGAAACTGACACGATTATTATTCAACCTCTCTGTTCCATCTGAGCTGTATTATGGACATAAAGTTTTCTCTTTCAGAAGACTCTCCATCTGTCATCATCAGTACTAGTTCAGGGTCATCTTTACCAAAGGTACAGTTATTTGTCACTACATattctttaatatttttatagagTAAATTGCACAAAGCTAAGTTGTGCATTTTGTCCTCAAGGCTTCTGACCTCCCGAGCAGATTTGACATCCCTATCTTCACAGAGGAGTTCCTTGATCAGAACAAAGGTAAGGAAAAACcggaaaatggaaataaagcaCAAGGCGTGTTTTCAGCATGGATAGGTACTTATGCCAGGACAGAAGTATGCCATTACCTAATATACTAATAGGACATTAACAGAGGTGGTGCCTGGACATCATGCTAAGAGAGGTGATCACATCGATGTaatgctttttcagtttttattcgACCAACAAACAATCTcatcaaatcatttttatttcactctttGCCGTTTCAGCTCGAGAGGCTGAGTTGCGGCGGCTTCGTAAGGCCAACATTGAGTTTGAGGAGCAGAACGCAGTGTTGCAGCGGCACATCAAGGACATGTACAACGCCAAAGAGCGCCTGGAGGCTGAACTGGGGCTGGATGAGAAGCGCACCCAGGCTCTTCAGCAACACTTATTGGCCATTAAACACACTCTGGTTAACAGTCTCTCATCAGTCCCACTGCCAGGTAAGGAGTAAGGAGGCTGTATTTAGGGAATACAACCAGAGAGTAATATAAAGGTTATGTCTTCATGCCAGGTTCATTGAATTTAATGTGTCATTATGAAAACACTGGTTATGTTAGGTGATTGGTCTTCTCCTCATTTTAAATATCTGGCTATATTAAAAAACTGTACTGTCCCAGGAACTGCTGTATTAGTgcataaattaaaaaatttcCATTTGAAAAATCAAATTCAATAATGTGTAAAGATATTTTTTTCCTGGACAGGTACAGGTGAGACAGCCTCTCTTGGGAACCTGGACTCCTACCTGAGCTGTCTCAGCGGTGCGCTGGAGGGCAACCCACACAAGCACCGTGCCCTGCTTACCCAGCTTTGTGAGGTCCTCTCTCATCTTGACAGGTAACTGAAACCTCTTTTACAAACATACCGTGGGTGTGTCACACAAGACTTTAGCATTTAATCTGTATCTGAGCACAGATACTTCTACTGATCACAGACATGCTTTGCTGAGTTAATTTGTGCACACATACACGTGCAGCTATAACATATAACACTTAAACCATCATGTTCAAGTGTCGGGtagttaataaataataatttactcCAAGATATTTAGTATCTATTGTACATTTTGTAGCTCTAACCGgttggagaaagagagggagagaccctgaggagaaaagaagcatgtcaaaataaacattattaaagTCACACACTGTAGTTGGGTCTTTGTCTATCATGATTatcctttttttaattctgaGCTTCCAAGTTTTGAAGACTATATTTGAATTGAATCCCTGAATAAGTCGTCTTCTTTTTCCGTGTGAATGgacttttttttgtcagtgagAAGCTATGAGGAGACTCCATCTGAAGAGCCTTTGATTCCTGCAGCAGAGCGACAGGTGATGGACATGTGGTATTAGCTCAAACTAGTGCCATTCAACAACACACGGCTATCTCAAGGATAGGCAAGACAAGGGTACAAACATTTCAAACTCCACATAACTTttctttatgaatgtgtgtattcacacacattctttTTCTTGTGAATAAAAATCTGTGGGGTGCTAAGggtttttaaagtttcatttttttaatttcattaaatgtaatgtacagTAATTTTACCTTCACGGATGCCATAAGTAAATTTAGATTGACCCTAACTCTATTGTGTAGCTTTGTATCAACAGTTGCTCACCGTCTCTATGAGCTGTCCAATAAGGCCAGACTAATAATCAGTTTACATTAAATGTCATTCGGTATGTGGTGGGTGGTTGTACATAGTGTTATTTAGACTGCATGAAAAAACGAACTGGAAGggattgaaaatgtaatgttctGGTTAACTGCGCATGTTTGAATTTACATAGATGATGGCAGGTAGATGGATCGATGAGCAGATAAACATGTcagaatattatatatttgtgaagtatatttgtatttttcttaaatgttcaTTAAACCATAttgaaaatgtttccaacaaaagggtgagtgtgtgcagcttgaaatgttttaattgtcattggtgaattgttttttaaaatgccACATCTTAAGTTAAGATCCAATCCCAAAAGAACTTGCGTAAAGGCAAAATGTtcttttgtataattttggtgcTCTGACCCTGAGGACTGTGAAGTTGTATAGGGTGTTGTgtaccagcagggggagctgttGGCCCACACAGCCAAAGCTAGACGAGAGTTAAAGGGTGTATCTGTTTTTTAATTGAGATTATCTGTTTTAAATATGCAACACAGTTTACACAGAATTTAAAGATTGAGACTGATTTAGATTTTGTCCACTCAGTCAGACCAAGGCTCAAAGACTGATATCCTGCGCCAATTacaggtggctgtggctcaggcgGTAGAGAGGGTAGTCCACTAACAACTAGCAGGTCGGCAGGGTGATCCCAGTCTCCCATAATGCGGGCAGTGAAGTGTACTTGGTTTCTAAGTAATGTGTGATTGAGAGAAATTTCTGCacacagatgcactgtatgaatgggtgagtGGCAAACACTGTActgtgaagtgctttgagtggtcatcaagactagaaaacgctatataaatacagctatttaccatttaattatgatattttatcttttgttgAGCACCAACAGTCCATCTGCTTAATTATCACCCACGTACATTACCGCATATTGGGGCTATAATAATTTCCATCATTGTTTAATCCATCTATTTATCCCCCTGATTAATCAGTTGGTTCataatgtgtctgtctgtgtgtgtgtttatttgtgtaccTTGCTTCTTTTGAACTTTTGCTGTAAATGTATGAGAATAAGAATTTTCTTTAACTAACTGATGCCCAGTAATTCTTGCCCTGTCTGCTTTGTTTTGGAGCTCTATTGTTTCTTTTAAAGTAGGGCTGGAAGATATGGCCAATAATTATATTAAGATAAACATTTCCTTATCAGTCCATTTTGCTAATTATCACaacaaatgtcacattattatttatattaagtTTAAAGACAGTATTTTGCTcatgagtgaaggttgtggctTTAAACTCTACTTCATGAAAAGcaaatgacaaacacttgattaaCAGCAAGTGTTTGTCCGGTCATTGTTTGCAAGACGGTTGAAAGTTTGACTAGTTCTTTCTCTTTATTCTCCAAAAGGTAGTCCTACATATTATGGCAGTGACTGAAGAAGAATTGCAATATTCCCAAAGAGATAGTGGTGCGATAAAAGGTGTAAGGCCTCAGGAGCTTAAGAAGAACTCCTGAATAGATGTCTGCTTgttcaaacatacaaacacgtACACTGGTGGGGGAGTCTCACCACAGACCACCGCCCTGACGTCACTGCCAGAAGCTGTCCACTCTGGCGGTGGTGCTGAAGCTGAACAAGATGGCTGAGTGCTGGGGAGCGGAGAGCTGAGATAGAGAAGGTGGTCGGCGGAAAAGTCTCAGATTTGGACAGACGCGCCACTCAAACGAGGACAGACGGGTTCACCACTCCGGCGCTCGGCCTGACACAGTGAAGAGTTGATTTACCGAGCAGCGGAACGAGCCCCGCCAGGCCCCGGCTCTGCCGCCGACGGCAGGCTTCTCCCCACCCGCAGCCCCGCGACCCTCTCCCCGGCTGCGCTGCCGCACAGATTAGCTCAGTGAAGGAAGCTGGTGAAGAAGCTGGACCCGGGGCCAAAGGCGCTCATAAGAAATGTCATTGCTGTGTGTTGGAGGTAAGAGCGACGAATGTGCAATAGTCTGGCACGACTTGCTTTCGATTTCCTCCACATTAGATAAATCCAAGTCGCGTCTTGTCGGCTTATTGTGGAGGGGTTGACCTGTGAGGATGCATTCATCCCTGTTGGGGATTAGCTACTACACGCTCATACATCTTAGTTGCAGTTTATTTCGTGCACATCTCACTGATAAGGCGAATACTTCCCATGATCACTTATAGCGTTTGATTGTCTATTACCCTGTATTCACTCCCACTGTCAGCCATGAGCACGACCTGCCTGCCTGGGCTCATTTCACCAAACCTGGGATCACTACAACATTTAAGGATCGATTTATGGTGTCGATGTATGCTTTCTGGCAGCCTCTGTCAAACAAGGTAAAACCAGATTGCTCCACTCGCAGTTTGTGCCTGTATGTGTTTCAGGACTACAGGTCATTACTGGTGCAGACGCTCCTCGGTTTTCCACCGTAAATGTGCGAAAAAATTTGCACATTTTCTCTACGTTAGGTTTTTCAGAACAGATTCGATTTTTAAATCATCCTTCTCCTATTGATCGAGctctacaacaacaaccacagtcTGTTGTGATTTTAACCAATTCAAGACTCTTCAAATGGTTGTTTCGGTTTCCTCCTAAGAAGCCTGATTTACAACACACTTGTGCAAGGACTTCTTTTCAAATATCTTTCTCCAGTCACTGATGATGTATTTCCATTTTTTCAGTCAAGTCTATCTGGAAAAGAAATAGAACCTGGACCCCAATACCATCTAGTCCTCTGATTACAAacctttaaatgtaatttatagGCTATTAACACTACATTTAGTTTAAGATttgtagttgtgttgtttttaattgatttatgaTTTGGGTTTGACTAACATTTTTGTATCAGGAGTTTCAATCAAGTGAGTGAAGACCTCCATTTATCAAACTTCACTTTATTTTAATCAGGAGTCTTTTGCTGTCAGGTATAACTTAAATTGTTATGTATACATCTCAAAGGGAAAACTGGGTGGACAGATTTCTGCAAATGTGAAGGGAATTAAAGAGGCCTACTATTATCCTGCAGCGGATCTCCCCTGAGCACCTCAGTAACACCTGGTCAGCTGCAGATTTGGGAACCAGAAAATTTATACCACTTAAGACAGCTTTAGATTCAAGATTTTAGGAAGAATCTGAATGTGTGGATTTATTATGGTTAGAAATTCTCCCCCCTCTTAAGGTTTTATTTAGACTTCCTCCATAGGAGCAGAGTTAAAGTGTTGATGAAGATGCTGCTTCTGTCCGGTTTGACCGCCAATGTCAGGATTGAGATTCAGGCTCATTGGCCCCTTCATGTCCTGAAGCTCTGTTGGCATGGCAACCCCAATGGTATTTTAGGCCTCTTCCGGCATTTCCTCATTAGTTCCTTCACTCTCTGTGGCAGGTCTGTAGCTATAGGTTTATATTGATATTGTATTTGTTCACGGTGGCTGTGCGCAGAATGACGttatgaagaggaagatgagtatAGGTGTTCACCTCGTTGAAATGGTTACAGGCTGATATGAACATTGCAGTAGCAGTGATGTGACATCGCCTGTGCATGTTCCGCTCCCACGTCTTGTGATGTTAGATTTAGTCTTTAAAATGATGGCCTGTGTCACACAAGCTGAATAAGCATATTCAGATCTGACGGCTCTCCATTCGCTGTCAACCCTAGAGATGTCAATTCAAACATTACAACTTTCTAGCAGAGCAAACCATGACAGACGTCTGTATTACTTATGCCTTTTTGCATTAATATAATTACCTCAAACAAGGaggttactttttttttaattgtggtgcagatctggaacAAGGCAACACTTTTATAACATTTCTGTTGATTGGTCAAAGAATCATAAGCAAAGAAAATGCAGACATAATTAGGGAGTAGGTATcactgagtgtgtgcaatttcaTGTGGATCCAAATAGAAATTTGTATCTACTGGATTTAAACTTTTAGGTTTAGGTGTGTAGGCTTTGTTCAGACACTGTATCAGGGCTAGACACATGTAACTACCACCAATGTGTTGCTGAGAAATGTAAAGTTTACAGAGCCTGTTGGGGCTTGTCAGAGGTACATGCTCTACTAAGTGCCTTTCTAACAAACGTAATCAGATCATTGAGAACCTTGGTAAAAGTAATCCCGTTTGTCAGACACTATAAATGAATATAAGTTAACCAAGTCAAACCATCCTTAGCCTCTGTTGTTTGTTctctttttacatttaaaacacactGTTATATTACTGTCACTACTATGGCACTCAGAGAaacacatacctctgccaagatcAAACAATCCCACACATGTCCGTCTAGCTCTCataatagaaaaataatatgaaaaggAAGTAGTCAGACAGTCTGCAAAAATTTGTACAAACTCTTAAATCTCAACACCATAAGTATGTCTGATTTGTTCTCATCAAACAATTCATTTCCCCCAAGAAGTTGATTTCCTGGCCCATGGCCCCTTCCCTTCACCATGTTGGGCACCAATCATTTCAGTGACTTTGGGTAATCCTGTTCAAAGCAAAGGGTGgggtgaaaacagaacctccttggcGAAGTTAATAGAGTTATTGTGATTCTGGGTTTATTGTAAATATCAATAGTATAACACAGCATTCATATTCTGTGGTTAATGATGCAAAGGCAACAGCATTACGTTCTGTTTATATCCTCTCTAAAGTCTTAAGTTTGATTGCTAAGCTTCTTCATTAGCAGACATGAATTAGTGCTTACCAGGGGAGTGCAGTCACCAGGGACCGTAGTACTTTTTTAACAGTTACACTCTAATCAGCATGACTGACCCACAGTATTCCCTCAGGTATTGTTCAGGAGTGTGACTGAATGTTATCCAGCAGAGCAGACAGGAGTGCACTCTAATGACCTCTCAGTTTTACTTCCATCGTTTCTAGTTTCTTTCCGTCCATCTCTTGTctatctgttgtgtttttcctggTGTCTAATTCTGAGGTGTGGCTTGTTTCAAACCTAAAAAGAGGCCTATCTGCACTGGGCATCAGTTAAAGTATTTGTCCAATTTTCCTCcagcaaagaaagagaaaatgaggTCCAGTAATTACTGTGGTGGGGACTCCACGATTTGCAGTAAAATATGTTACACCTActgccttctcctccctcctctgttctgTAACCACAGCGATGTTGGTTTAGTCTCATGCCTGTGAGCTGTGaactccccacccccccctttcCGGCAAACCCCCCACCCTTGTCACACTGAAGTGGTTATTTTTAGTGTTGGGGATGCAGCGCGCTCTGCCCGCATCCGGCTGCACACAGAGATTAATGGAGCACAAGCGAAAGAGATAGAAAGGGAGCACACGTGCATACTTGCCACATGGCAGGGGAAGCTTGTAGGAGCAagtgattgagagagagagagagagagagagagagagagaggaggctgacGACTGGCTGATGGTGAGGAGGGCGAAGCGTTTGACAGCGTTGGCAAGGGTACAGCCGAGGATGCATCTGTCACTTGCCGTCTGTGTGAAGCAAAGAAATAATCCATTTGAACGTCTCTTTTACAAATGTATATATTCGGTACTTCCACCGACATGAACCCTCTGTACCCCCTTAGGCGTGAGTGCCCCTGACAGCAGCTCTAATACCAGCAGGGGGATTTCACTTTGAAGTTGGATAAGTAGCACATATGCTCCACCGCACCTTGTACTCTGCCACCTGCCTCATGAATCAGAGATATATTTAAGTGATAAGCAGGATCCCAAGGGGCGTTTGCTGGGGATAGGCTATTTTTAGAATCAAATTTGTCCACACTGATTATCATACCTGCCCGGCTGTCACCGACCCTGAATGTGTTTCTTTATCAGCATCACTTTTGCAACTGGAATTTTTTTTGATTGAATAAGTGGGcgtctatatttatatattcggCTCCATCTATTTGAAACAGTCAGACTGTAggtcattcattttgaaagcattcttcttacagccacacacacactcagaggatTTATTAAGGGCTTGTTGTTGTGGCCTGATTAGGTCGACTTTAAATGATGCTAAGTTGCTGTATTTCTTTGCCTAAATGTAACATCAGTGAAGAGAGGCAATCAGCAGGGATTAAAAAGCAGAACTGTGAATATTAAATGCCTCAATGCAGAACATGGGGACGCTGGGCACCAACAGGGTGCAGGGTTGAATGAATAATGGAACGGCTCCTGACGTCACTGTGGCTATAAAAGTCAGTCTGGTTCCTCCAGAGGTCCCTGTGTTGAGGAGTCCTCTTATCCACCACCCCCTGTCGACGACCACGCAggaactctcacacacacacacacatgcacacacacaagcacacacatcatAGAAGCTTATTGCCACTCTCCCGCTGGCATCACCTTTTCACTGTCACCTGCAGAAACTGCCCTCCTGGCCCCCTGTGACTCATAGACCCTGAAATCTGATGAGCAGATGCAGTCTTTCATATTGAGATCCTGGAATTCTGCCCAAAGAGTCCCATGGTTGAGAAGAGcaccacccccctcctcctcctcctccctctctctctctctctctctcaaatgcCAGGCGCCTGTCAATCACCAACCAGACGAACTTGCACACAAGCTACAGGCAGTGGTCCGTCTGGACTGTAGGGTAGAGTCGCACAGCATAAGACGAGCCTTCATGGAGTCACTAAGAGCTTCAGAGcataaaaatgtgaaatcttAAAATATATTCTATAGCCTATAACCTTTATACAATAACCTTCgacaagaaggttatgtttttgtctacgATTGTCTATTATTTAACCGGATTCTGCAAAAACGAAATGTTGATATACCACAAAACTGGGTCAGGGAAGGatgcattacattttggtgcagatgcagATCCCAGGGATGATCCAGTTtggtcttgatgaaaaatatgGCATGTTtgggagactgatatttatgactgTGTCCAATTTGTTGCAGtggcaaaaaaaagaatctggatttagtgaatttaaacgtgttttcatgaggggactgttgggctctCTGAGTGCCACATATGTTCCTCTTTCCATAGACTAATTTGtccattgttttgtttacagtgaAGAAAGCCAAGCTTGATGGACCCCAAGGTGAGTAATGGCCTTCGACCTCGGGAGATCAGTCATATCTTACTTATTTTTGCTGACTGctgttaaacacacactcattggtTATAGTCTAACCAAcaattttaactttttctttttcacagagAAATTTAACACATACGTGACCCTGAAGGTGCAGAATGTTAAGAGCACCACCATCGCTGTGCGCGGCAGTCAGCCGTGCTGGGAGCAGGACTTCATGTTGTGAGTGATTCTTGCATCTCTCCGTCTTCCACCCCTCTTTTAACTCAGCACGTCGTTCCCCTCTTAACTGCATGTCCTCTTTTCTGACTTTTTATTAGGTGATTGAATTGGGGCCAGTGCTGCTCAATTTTAATTCACAATTTGTTACTATATTCCCTCTTCTTCAGACCTCAAATTTTTCCAATTAAATGAATCCTCACTTGGACCCACAAACTATGAATGGGGTTGTATTGTTTCGATATAGAGAGCGTTTTGACTGTTTTTTTCAGGTCAACGGAGCACTGCTACCTGTTGAACAGGATAAATATGAAAAACCTaaaattataaaagaatacataaaTGCCAGCTTAAATAGGTGGGTTTTTAGAGGTgaaatttaaacaacattttttatatgGTGGCTGTTATCTTATttttatattggtataattccaataaataaacatataacCACAACACTATCAGCTGGCAGAGGATAATAGACATTGCTCCAAGTGGAgatatgattccattaattaTCATGATCGTATGTTttggaaattaaataaatagattaacAAAAGAATAATTAAAAGTACAGAAAATGCTCTTAAGAAGCAGACACTCATATAATCATTCTGATTATATGAGTGGTTGtataggtttaaaaaaaaaaaatgtatagggaaaattaaacatttttaataatccGGACATTTTGTAGTTGTACAGATAAAAGTAATCATTACAATATCAGAGGCTGTTGCTCAGTTTGAATAAAACAGGAGAAAATACACGATGAGAGATTCTCACTCATACAAGCGTTTCTGATGAGTCTATATGTGGTGTTTACTGTCCAGGACTGTTCCATGATGGAAACAGAAATAGTATCTGTTGTTGTTCCATCTTGGCTCCCTCTTATATCTTGTCCGCGACCTGGTTGACGATCACCCTCTCGCTCCATCCTTGTGCTGAGTGACTCATTTCCCTCACAGTGTGTATTCATCCCCGAGTTGAAGTGAAGCTCCTGATGGCACACGCTCTATTTCTGTTCTAAACCCTGTCTCTCCTCAGCTCTTTATATCATTCTGtctacttttctctctcttctttcttaaCACattatctttttctcaaccccctctctccctctctctgcctcacagTGAAATAAACCGCCTGGATCTGGGCCTCACAGTTGAGGTGTGGAATAAAGGGCTGATCTGGGACACCATGGTGGGCACCGTATG
Coding sequences within:
- the hmg20b gene encoding SWI/SNF-related matrix-associated actin-dependent regulator of chromatin subfamily E member 1-related → MGGIKQEQGDASQQLRASHSAEQTQDEPKKRGWPKGKKRKKVLPNGPKAPVTGYVRFLNERRELMRARYPDLPFPEITKRLGAEWTRLVPNDKQRYLDEAEREKMQYAQELKEYQQTEAYQITTAKIQDKRIKKEDSPSVIISTSSGSSLPKASDLPSRFDIPIFTEEFLDQNKAREAELRRLRKANIEFEEQNAVLQRHIKDMYNAKERLEAELGLDEKRTQALQQHLLAIKHTLVNSLSSVPLPGTGETASLGNLDSYLSCLSGALEGNPHKHRALLTQLCEVLSHLDSEKL